The following are encoded together in the Capsulimonas corticalis genome:
- a CDS encoding extracellular solute-binding protein — MQHLIDKKTFSPILRSLLWILLITLGVTMMGSVVSRAAEPVNLVIWGLESSEESKDQDAKIAEFERRNPGIKVSALSMGAGAMNPQKLMTAIVGGVPPDLVRQDRFTVGDWASRGAFRSLNDFLAEDAASQNPKAIRQADYVPATWSEVLYQGKTYGIPQDTDDRVLYYNKTMFRAAGLDPEKPPRTWSELIYDAKKLTKRNSVGGLEQIGLIPTFGEGWLYLWSWQAGGELLSPDGRTCTLANPSTEYALTNIVSWWDALGGVDTINAFSGSFQGQEQDPLMTGKLAMEVGGDGIINSIARYHPELDFGVCPVPVPDDRFNHVGKYKNEPTYLTWSGGAAWVIPQGAKHAREAWRFIQWMNSAEAELIGNKAQAAYVHGKGRLFVPNLTANRIATAAVFGAYKSTLPPKFLIAKQTALDLLPYTKFRPVTFVGQRLWDEHVRAVDQSIRHVKSPHDALLYGQKHVQIELDTVYNRESHPVLPMKPLVTAIVLIAVIGFAILGLKIAQWMRSQRRATRAEAWAGFGFVTPWIIGFLVFTLGPIIASLILSFCDYDVLHPARWAGASNYVSLATIDRAFIIKSIGNALYLALFGIPLGMCTSLAMAMLLNTKVKGLQIYRTAFYMPSIIPVVATTVLWAWILNGDPNRGLLNAFWQTSITPWMHVAPPGWLSVPAWTKPSLILIGLWGAGGGMILWLAGLQSVPATLYEAASLDGASSWAQFRHITLPMLSPYIFFNLIMGTIGALQTFETAYILGNTGGGGGTGPDDSLLVPVVYLFNNAFQYFKMGYASALAWILFVIILGLTMGQLKMAPRWVHYETEEK, encoded by the coding sequence ATGCAACATTTGATCGACAAGAAGACCTTTTCGCCGATTTTGCGCTCGCTCCTCTGGATTCTGCTGATTACCCTCGGTGTCACCATGATGGGATCGGTCGTTTCGCGCGCCGCCGAGCCGGTCAATCTCGTCATTTGGGGATTGGAGTCCAGCGAGGAGTCGAAGGACCAGGACGCAAAGATCGCCGAGTTCGAGCGCCGCAATCCGGGCATTAAGGTCTCCGCGCTCTCGATGGGCGCGGGCGCTATGAACCCGCAGAAGCTGATGACGGCGATTGTCGGCGGCGTGCCGCCGGACCTCGTTCGCCAGGACCGGTTCACCGTCGGCGACTGGGCCAGTCGCGGCGCCTTCCGCTCCCTGAACGACTTTCTCGCGGAAGACGCGGCCAGCCAAAATCCCAAGGCGATCCGGCAGGCGGATTACGTTCCGGCCACCTGGAGCGAAGTGCTTTATCAGGGCAAAACGTACGGTATTCCTCAGGATACGGACGACCGCGTTCTTTACTATAACAAGACGATGTTCCGCGCGGCGGGCCTCGATCCGGAAAAGCCGCCGCGCACCTGGAGCGAGCTAATCTACGACGCCAAGAAGCTGACCAAGCGCAACTCCGTGGGCGGCCTGGAGCAGATTGGACTGATCCCGACCTTCGGCGAAGGATGGCTTTATTTGTGGTCGTGGCAGGCCGGCGGTGAACTGCTTTCGCCCGATGGCCGCACCTGTACGCTGGCGAACCCCAGCACCGAGTACGCGCTGACGAACATCGTTAGCTGGTGGGATGCGCTGGGCGGAGTCGACACCATCAACGCCTTCTCCGGCTCGTTCCAGGGCCAGGAGCAGGACCCGCTGATGACCGGCAAGCTGGCGATGGAGGTCGGCGGCGACGGCATCATCAACTCGATCGCGCGCTACCATCCCGAGCTGGACTTCGGCGTCTGCCCCGTTCCCGTGCCCGACGACCGGTTTAACCATGTCGGCAAGTACAAAAACGAGCCGACCTATCTGACCTGGTCCGGCGGCGCCGCGTGGGTCATCCCGCAAGGCGCGAAGCATGCCCGGGAAGCATGGCGGTTTATCCAGTGGATGAACTCGGCCGAGGCGGAGCTGATCGGCAACAAAGCGCAGGCGGCTTATGTCCACGGCAAAGGACGTTTATTTGTCCCGAACCTCACGGCCAACCGAATTGCTACGGCGGCCGTCTTCGGCGCATACAAGAGTACGCTGCCGCCCAAGTTCTTAATCGCCAAGCAAACCGCGCTGGATCTGCTGCCCTACACCAAGTTCCGGCCGGTGACGTTTGTCGGCCAGCGCCTCTGGGACGAGCATGTGCGCGCCGTCGATCAATCGATCCGCCACGTGAAATCGCCGCATGACGCCCTTTTGTACGGCCAAAAGCACGTCCAGATCGAACTCGATACGGTTTACAACCGGGAATCGCACCCGGTGCTTCCGATGAAGCCGCTCGTGACGGCCATCGTCCTGATCGCAGTGATCGGTTTCGCCATTCTGGGATTGAAGATCGCGCAGTGGATGCGCTCGCAGCGCCGCGCCACCCGGGCGGAGGCGTGGGCTGGCTTCGGATTTGTGACGCCATGGATCATCGGATTTTTGGTGTTCACGCTGGGACCGATCATCGCGTCGCTGATCCTCTCATTCTGTGACTACGACGTCCTGCATCCCGCTCGGTGGGCAGGCGCGTCCAACTATGTTTCGCTGGCGACGATCGACCGCGCCTTCATCATCAAGAGCATTGGCAACGCCCTGTATTTGGCGCTGTTCGGCATCCCATTAGGAATGTGTACGAGCCTTGCGATGGCGATGCTGCTCAACACCAAGGTGAAGGGGCTGCAAATTTACCGCACGGCGTTCTACATGCCCAGCATTATCCCCGTTGTTGCGACGACCGTTCTCTGGGCGTGGATCCTCAATGGCGATCCGAACCGGGGCTTGCTCAACGCCTTCTGGCAGACCTCAATCACTCCCTGGATGCATGTGGCGCCGCCGGGATGGCTCTCGGTTCCCGCCTGGACCAAGCCCAGCTTGATCCTGATCGGCCTGTGGGGCGCGGGCGGCGGCATGATCCTGTGGCTGGCGGGCCTCCAGTCGGTGCCGGCGACGCTGTATGAGGCCGCCTCCCTGGACGGCGCCAGCAGCTGGGCGCAGTTCCGCCACATTACCTTGCCGATGCTTTCACCCTATATCTTCTTCAACTTGATCATGGGTACGATCGGCGCGCTGCAAACATTCGAGACCGCCTATATTCTCGGCAACACGGGCGGCGGAGGCGGAACAGGCCCGGACGACAGTCTGCTGGTGCCCGTCGTCTATCTCTTCAACAACGCCTTCCAATACTTCAAGATGGGGTACGCCAGCGCGCTCGCCTGGATCCTGTTCGTCATCATTCTGGGACTGACGATGGGGCAGCTGAAGATGGCGCCGCGCTGGGTGCACTACGAGACGGAAGAGAAGTAG
- a CDS encoding carbohydrate ABC transporter permease produces the protein MNLIVWLIIVVAAYASVGFWVANIIRAFRLGRTPLAATLLALPLAALLASMFLTPAVRIIAFEAVLAAGTAVLAKVFAPAVDVVPQKETKTSVLHLVLISGSALFLIPFFWMFITSVKEDSQMTHFPPEFIPTQQVKIKLDGKDAGLVWMTNNGMRVKGAVTETFPDGTEDVRVLNGGQTKRVSKADVTEIRRFDPVWKNYPDALDFLPAESHYGLVNLQNTLIIALMSVIGTTLSSSLVAYGFSRLKWPGRDWLFGIVLATMMLPDAVTMMPRFLIFRDLHWIDTLYPLWVPSFFAGAFNVFLLRQFFMGIPKELEDAAKIDGCSYFTTYWRVMLPMVKPALAAVSIMTFIGAWKDFMGPLIFISTPQKMPLSYVLQLFNSSHGGEPGMLMAATTLVMLPVIVLFFFTQRYFIEGVSLTGLGGR, from the coding sequence ATGAACCTAATCGTTTGGCTGATTATCGTCGTTGCCGCTTACGCCTCCGTGGGCTTCTGGGTGGCGAACATCATTCGGGCATTCCGGCTGGGACGAACGCCGCTGGCGGCCACGCTATTGGCGCTGCCGTTGGCGGCGCTCCTCGCAAGCATGTTCCTCACGCCGGCCGTGCGGATCATCGCCTTTGAAGCGGTGCTGGCGGCGGGAACCGCGGTGCTGGCGAAAGTCTTTGCGCCCGCCGTGGACGTCGTGCCGCAAAAAGAAACGAAGACCTCGGTGCTGCACCTGGTGCTGATCTCCGGCTCGGCGCTCTTCCTGATCCCGTTCTTCTGGATGTTCATTACCTCGGTCAAGGAAGACAGTCAGATGACTCACTTCCCGCCCGAGTTTATTCCCACCCAGCAGGTCAAGATCAAGCTCGACGGTAAGGACGCCGGGCTGGTATGGATGACCAACAACGGCATGCGCGTCAAGGGCGCCGTCACCGAAACCTTTCCCGACGGCACCGAGGATGTGCGCGTCTTGAACGGCGGTCAGACGAAGCGGGTGTCCAAAGCGGACGTCACGGAGATCCGCCGCTTCGATCCGGTCTGGAAGAACTATCCGGATGCGCTCGACTTCCTGCCGGCGGAAAGCCACTATGGCCTGGTCAATCTGCAAAACACGCTGATCATCGCTCTGATGTCGGTGATCGGCACCACGCTTTCGTCGAGCCTGGTCGCCTACGGCTTCTCGCGCTTGAAATGGCCCGGCCGGGACTGGCTGTTTGGGATCGTGCTGGCGACGATGATGCTTCCGGACGCCGTCACGATGATGCCGCGCTTCCTGATCTTCCGCGACCTGCACTGGATCGACACGCTGTACCCGCTCTGGGTGCCATCGTTCTTCGCCGGCGCGTTCAATGTCTTCTTGCTGCGCCAGTTCTTCATGGGAATCCCCAAGGAGCTGGAGGACGCGGCGAAGATCGACGGGTGCAGCTACTTCACCACCTACTGGCGCGTGATGCTGCCGATGGTGAAGCCCGCGCTGGCCGCCGTCTCGATCATGACGTTCATCGGCGCCTGGAAAGACTTTATGGGCCCGCTGATCTTCATCTCGACGCCGCAGAAGATGCCGCTTTCGTATGTGCTCCAGTTGTTCAACTCATCGCACGGCGGCGAGCCGGGAATGCTGATGGCGGCCACGACGCTCGTTATGCTGCCGGTCATCGTGCTGTTCTTCTTCACGCAGCGCTACTTCATCGAAGGCGTCTCGCTGACGGGACTTGGCGGCCGATAG
- a CDS encoding creatininase family protein: MMSRREVRWERMFPDELEAAFTACPVVYFPQGLCEPHGPHCALGLDALKAHAVACLAARASGGVVAPPDYWHIHEVSGYAGWAAKNIGEVPRSWLTSLPPWRHFQNVCYHIRTADALGFHAAIFLTGHYGPNWEDLKTLLSLVQPHAGVRLYGLPDFEANTSGFDGRGGDHAGKVETSLLWALEPDCVDISRLPPPGAPGPHFAMGLDARLADRRIGERMAAEEAAWLGAKSQQMRAEYAAIGASPTLRTFADVETLWETVIALHLPEFLTMKVWGDDPPPGPDSVWRANQALPV, encoded by the coding sequence ATGATGTCACGCCGAGAAGTCCGTTGGGAGCGAATGTTTCCGGACGAGTTGGAGGCGGCGTTCACGGCCTGCCCGGTCGTCTATTTTCCGCAAGGGCTTTGCGAGCCGCATGGGCCGCACTGCGCTCTGGGGTTGGATGCGCTGAAGGCGCACGCCGTCGCCTGCCTCGCGGCGCGCGCATCCGGAGGTGTCGTAGCGCCGCCGGACTACTGGCACATTCATGAAGTCAGCGGATACGCCGGCTGGGCCGCCAAAAACATCGGCGAAGTTCCTCGGTCCTGGCTGACGTCGCTGCCACCATGGCGGCACTTCCAAAACGTCTGTTACCATATTCGAACGGCCGACGCCCTGGGGTTTCACGCGGCGATCTTCCTGACCGGTCACTACGGGCCAAATTGGGAGGATCTGAAGACGCTGCTGTCGCTGGTACAGCCCCACGCCGGCGTCCGCCTCTACGGGCTTCCCGACTTCGAGGCCAACACGTCCGGGTTTGACGGGCGCGGCGGCGACCACGCGGGCAAAGTGGAGACTTCCCTGCTGTGGGCGCTGGAGCCCGACTGCGTGGACATCTCCCGCCTGCCGCCGCCGGGCGCGCCGGGTCCGCATTTCGCGATGGGGCTGGATGCGCGGCTGGCCGATCGCCGAATCGGCGAACGAATGGCGGCGGAGGAGGCGGCCTGGCTCGGCGCCAAATCACAGCAGATGCGGGCAGAGTACGCTGCGATTGGCGCGAGCCCGACTCTGCGCACCTTCGCCGATGTGGAGACGCTCTGGGAAACAGTGATCGCGCTGCATCTTCCGGAGTTCCTTACCATGAAGGTCTGGGGCGACGATCCGCCTCCAGGCCCGGATTCCGTGTGGCGAGCCAATCAAGCCCTTCCAGTTTAA
- a CDS encoding phytanoyl-CoA dioxygenase family protein translates to MNRVTPKTPRDEIVALIRRDGYVLMEDALTSSQVATLSIAYDAQLARTPLAPGATRVETPRILERDPAFETLMDLPTTFPIARAVIGADIELASGGELDHKLPRTPAYISWHNDFQWMTDIPYPRQNFWLRCTYFLSDVREDTGPFTLLPGTHRNDRACPPEMNEANGQPKFIPGQIGVTGPAGSCLINNTEIWHTNSPLTGDLPRRLIMILYKHAWMKQWEQGYEITPEFADRQTDPVRRQLTGGVAWHQDRSHFPAAEI, encoded by the coding sequence ATGAACCGAGTGACGCCGAAAACGCCGCGGGACGAGATTGTCGCCCTGATACGGCGGGATGGTTACGTATTGATGGAAGACGCGCTGACTTCCTCGCAGGTCGCCACACTTTCCATCGCCTATGACGCCCAGCTCGCGCGCACTCCGCTCGCGCCGGGGGCGACGCGCGTGGAGACACCGCGCATTCTGGAACGCGATCCAGCATTCGAAACCCTGATGGATTTGCCGACGACATTTCCCATCGCCCGCGCCGTCATTGGTGCCGACATCGAGCTGGCGTCAGGAGGAGAACTGGACCACAAGCTGCCGCGCACTCCCGCCTATATCTCCTGGCACAACGATTTTCAGTGGATGACAGATATTCCGTACCCACGTCAGAACTTCTGGCTGCGCTGCACCTATTTCCTGAGCGATGTTCGCGAGGATACCGGCCCCTTCACGCTCCTGCCGGGAACTCATCGCAACGACCGCGCTTGTCCTCCGGAGATGAACGAGGCAAACGGCCAGCCGAAGTTTATCCCCGGACAGATCGGAGTCACCGGGCCCGCCGGTTCGTGCCTGATCAACAACACCGAGATCTGGCACACCAACTCGCCCCTGACCGGCGACCTGCCGCGACGGCTTATCATGATCCTTTACAAGCACGCCTGGATGAAGCAATGGGAGCAGGGATACGAAATCACGCCGGAGTTCGCGGACCGGCAAACCGATCCGGTGCGCCGGCAGCTCACAGGCGGCGTCGCCTGGCATCAAGATCGTTCCCATTTCCCAGCAGCCGAGATTTGA
- a CDS encoding helix-turn-helix domain-containing protein: protein MTNSFVSGEIRRVYVTLGAVAGDAPAPVGDAFQRIIAVEEVCPPGAVYTPPPLEWLTLFGTLHGHAMTHIGAHTLTHQAGSLIAVASGSQIIEHVDARLPWRVRYLLLTGSWADQMDDWLRRKEPCAAIEASAARNGRLLCEMVDLALTQEDGWRWVFVSRCAELWGALYSDRSDALGASLLTQVGLILDEAPAERLTVAQIAARVHLTPRQLIYRFQNAAGEPLAQWTRRRRVAAARRLLSQGYSVTTVAERLGFANPYHFSRAFKAVTGATPSHVREDALRGSLHACASELDSGRSDVTSEQ from the coding sequence TTGACAAACTCATTCGTTTCTGGTGAAATCCGTCGCGTTTACGTAACGCTTGGCGCAGTTGCAGGCGATGCGCCGGCGCCCGTCGGAGACGCGTTCCAGCGGATCATCGCGGTAGAGGAGGTTTGTCCTCCTGGCGCGGTCTATACGCCGCCGCCGCTGGAATGGCTCACGTTGTTTGGAACGCTACACGGCCACGCCATGACTCACATCGGCGCGCATACGCTGACGCATCAGGCAGGTTCTTTGATCGCCGTCGCTTCCGGTAGTCAGATCATCGAGCACGTGGACGCGCGCCTGCCTTGGCGAGTTCGGTACTTGCTGCTGACGGGATCGTGGGCGGATCAAATGGACGATTGGCTGCGGCGGAAAGAGCCCTGCGCCGCTATCGAAGCCTCCGCCGCGCGGAATGGGCGTCTCCTGTGCGAGATGGTCGATCTGGCGCTGACGCAGGAGGACGGCTGGCGGTGGGTGTTTGTGAGTCGCTGCGCCGAACTTTGGGGCGCATTGTATTCTGATCGCTCCGACGCTCTCGGGGCGTCTCTCCTCACGCAGGTTGGCTTGATACTCGATGAAGCTCCGGCAGAGCGGCTGACGGTGGCGCAGATCGCGGCGCGTGTGCATCTGACGCCCAGGCAGTTGATCTATCGCTTTCAAAATGCAGCAGGCGAACCTCTGGCGCAATGGACTCGACGACGGCGAGTTGCGGCGGCGCGGCGTCTCCTGAGCCAGGGCTATTCGGTGACGACCGTCGCCGAACGGCTTGGTTTCGCCAATCCCTATCACTTTTCACGCGCATTCAAGGCTGTCACCGGAGCCACGCCTTCCCATGTTCGCGAAGACGCACTGCGGGGATCCCTGCATGCCTGCGCATCGGAGCTTGATTCAGGAAGATCCGATGTTACCTCGGAGCAGTAA
- a CDS encoding SGNH/GDSL hydrolase family protein, whose protein sequence is MIFHNVLAFGAIFASLATPIHHLAADTTIPSTGVLLIGDSWLVQLAPNAKHAAPAGKQLGKLLQERLSGKMEVRIKNRGAGGTNTFNWRPDGKLLRAAEASAPARTYPWVFVALGINDSSEHYGAFSPGTYQVQLEKIVDELTDNGYRVILQSPPYIMAQGRNHTTEGVQRLSGYRSAIAAIVEQEAAKHPGSVFDADPSGELYQYTLSHPEAIGLDHVHPSALGSEAVATIWADHIVPIIYPSKLPN, encoded by the coding sequence ATGATATTCCATAATGTTCTTGCCTTCGGAGCCATCTTCGCATCGCTCGCCACGCCGATCCATCATTTGGCGGCGGACACGACAATCCCTTCCACGGGCGTTTTACTGATCGGCGACTCCTGGCTGGTCCAGCTCGCGCCGAACGCAAAACACGCCGCTCCCGCAGGAAAACAGCTTGGCAAACTTCTTCAGGAACGTCTGTCGGGGAAGATGGAGGTACGGATCAAAAATCGCGGCGCCGGCGGAACGAATACGTTCAACTGGCGTCCAGACGGTAAGCTACTGCGCGCGGCGGAAGCAAGCGCCCCAGCGCGGACTTATCCCTGGGTGTTCGTCGCGCTGGGCATCAATGACTCTTCGGAACACTATGGCGCGTTCAGTCCCGGGACATACCAAGTGCAACTTGAAAAAATCGTGGATGAACTGACGGACAATGGATATCGGGTCATTCTGCAAAGTCCGCCGTATATCATGGCGCAGGGGCGCAATCATACGACGGAAGGCGTCCAAAGGCTCAGCGGATACCGGAGCGCCATCGCCGCGATTGTCGAGCAAGAGGCCGCCAAGCATCCCGGCTCGGTTTTCGACGCGGATCCTTCGGGCGAGCTTTATCAGTATACGCTCAGTCATCCGGAGGCCATCGGCTTGGACCATGTCCACCCCAGCGCGCTGGGAAGCGAGGCGGTGGCGACGATCTGGGCAGACCACATCGTCCCGATCATTTATCCGTCAAAGTTGCCGAATTGA